The Pseudoalteromonas sp. UG3-2 genome contains a region encoding:
- a CDS encoding glycogen/starch/alpha-glucan phosphorylase, producing the protein MANKSAPVCVTKHWQDAPKIDESTLSDDLTRHFYYTLGRDKVGESQLYLYHALALTIRDRLVARCRATKEHMRANKTRKAAYLSLEFLMGRALSNAVLNLDLEPQVEAALKDYCTELETVAQAEHDAGLGNGGLGRLAACFLDSCASLALPVVGYGLRYEFGMFNQSCEQGHQVE; encoded by the coding sequence ATGGCTAATAAAAGTGCGCCAGTCTGCGTGACAAAACATTGGCAAGATGCACCTAAGATAGACGAAAGTACATTAAGTGATGATTTAACCCGTCACTTTTATTACACCTTAGGCCGAGATAAGGTCGGAGAGTCACAACTCTATCTTTATCATGCCCTGGCATTGACCATTCGCGACCGCCTAGTTGCCCGTTGTCGGGCCACCAAAGAGCACATGAGAGCAAACAAAACGCGCAAGGCGGCTTACTTGTCTTTAGAGTTTTTAATGGGCCGGGCACTGTCCAATGCAGTACTTAACCTTGATCTTGAACCACAAGTAGAAGCGGCTTTAAAAGACTACTGCACCGAGCTGGAAACGGTGGCGCAGGCTGAACATGATGCCGGGTTAGGTAATGGCGGCTTAGGCCGGTTAGCAGCTTGTTTCCTCGATAGCTGTGCTTCATTGGCGTTACCGGTTGTCGGCTATGGCCTGCGTTATGAGTTTGGCATGTTTAATCAAAGCTGTGAGCAAGGTCATCAAGTAGAGCA
- the glgX gene encoding glycogen debranching protein GlgX, translating into MLTSYRGSIHSLGSTVTDKGVNFAVFAGSAKQVYLCLFDKSGHTEVKRLAMFKHEGGYWSLFIDGAQQDDLYGFRVDGTYNPDKGHLYNPHKLLLDPYCRDFFGEFVWSERHFCHMPVGFLNSNDNACDMPKSKVTQLSKYQGKKPNTPWHKTLIYECHVKGATARHPDIPDKLKGTFLGLAETVFIDHLKHLGVTAIELLPVHAFISEQFLTTKGLQNYWGYNTLSFFTPHKDYLVNGDINEFKQMVERFHHAGIEVILDVVFNHTAEGGIDGPSISFKGFDNLSYYSTPANKPSVYINDTGCGNTLNISNPIALRLVLDSLRYWVEYMGVDGFRFDLATILARQAEGFSPHHTFLQALHQDPVLQQVKLIAEPWDIGPGGYQLGRFPAPWREWNDRYRDTVRRFWRGDLGVLPELARRIHGSSDLFEHNQRGPLHSINFITSHDGFSLFDWTAFEHKHNLANGEGNRDGHSENYSFNCGVEGFTSDSEITQLRLQMQKNALLTLLLSKGVPMICAGTEMAHSQNGNNNAYCQDNFTSWLAWKNHQQHHPLAFFIQDVLSLRKQFAAFNHPFYVHDRDSRFAVSWFDEHAESLSPQQWREPKRKWLSYSITDQQLGQSLLIIFNASDSVVAMTLPSSAFSSHWQLALTTASTVNSEHNSEQLQVPAKTAWVYTSIKGDEKHG; encoded by the coding sequence ATGTTAACTAGCTACCGCGGCTCTATTCACTCTTTGGGCTCCACGGTGACCGACAAAGGCGTTAACTTTGCGGTGTTCGCAGGGTCGGCGAAGCAGGTGTATTTGTGTTTATTTGATAAAAGTGGCCACACTGAAGTCAAGCGTCTCGCGATGTTTAAGCACGAAGGCGGCTATTGGAGTCTATTTATAGATGGGGCGCAACAAGATGATTTATATGGCTTTAGAGTGGATGGCACCTATAACCCGGATAAGGGCCACCTTTACAATCCACATAAACTGTTGCTCGACCCATATTGCCGAGATTTTTTCGGCGAGTTTGTCTGGAGTGAACGGCATTTTTGTCATATGCCAGTGGGCTTTCTCAATAGCAATGACAACGCCTGTGATATGCCCAAAAGCAAGGTTACTCAGCTTAGTAAATACCAAGGGAAAAAGCCCAATACACCGTGGCACAAAACCTTAATTTATGAATGTCATGTTAAAGGCGCCACCGCCAGACACCCCGACATACCTGATAAATTAAAAGGCACTTTTTTAGGGCTTGCAGAAACCGTGTTCATTGATCATTTAAAGCACTTAGGGGTCACGGCGATTGAGTTATTACCAGTGCATGCCTTTATCAGCGAGCAGTTTCTCACCACCAAAGGGCTGCAAAATTACTGGGGCTATAACACTCTAAGCTTTTTTACCCCACACAAAGACTATTTAGTAAATGGCGATATCAATGAATTTAAACAAATGGTTGAGCGCTTCCATCATGCTGGTATTGAGGTGATTTTAGATGTGGTGTTTAACCATACCGCAGAAGGGGGAATAGATGGGCCAAGTATCAGCTTTAAAGGGTTTGATAATCTCAGTTACTACAGCACACCTGCGAACAAACCCAGTGTCTACATTAACGATACTGGTTGCGGCAATACCCTCAATATCTCGAACCCAATAGCATTACGGTTGGTACTAGACAGCCTGCGTTATTGGGTTGAGTACATGGGCGTGGATGGCTTTCGATTTGATTTAGCAACCATCTTAGCTCGCCAAGCTGAGGGCTTTTCGCCTCATCATACGTTTTTGCAAGCGCTGCACCAAGACCCAGTGTTACAGCAAGTAAAACTCATTGCTGAGCCCTGGGATATAGGCCCCGGAGGCTATCAGTTAGGGCGTTTTCCTGCGCCTTGGCGGGAATGGAATGACCGCTATCGCGATACCGTGAGACGATTTTGGCGCGGTGATTTAGGGGTGCTACCCGAGCTGGCAAGGCGGATCCATGGCTCCAGTGATTTATTTGAGCACAACCAGCGCGGCCCATTGCACTCCATTAACTTTATTACCAGTCATGATGGCTTTTCGTTATTCGACTGGACCGCGTTTGAGCATAAACACAACCTCGCCAATGGTGAAGGCAATCGCGATGGTCACAGTGAAAATTATTCTTTCAATTGTGGAGTGGAAGGTTTTACAAGCGATAGTGAAATAACGCAATTGCGTTTGCAGATGCAAAAAAACGCGTTACTGACTTTATTGTTGTCCAAAGGGGTGCCGATGATTTGTGCAGGCACTGAAATGGCCCACAGTCAAAACGGCAATAATAATGCGTATTGCCAAGACAACTTCACCAGCTGGTTAGCGTGGAAAAATCATCAGCAACACCATCCCTTGGCGTTCTTTATTCAAGATGTACTGTCACTGCGTAAGCAATTTGCGGCGTTCAATCACCCTTTTTACGTCCATGATCGCGATAGTCGCTTTGCTGTGAGCTGGTTTGATGAGCACGCGGAGTCGCTGTCACCACAGCAGTGGCGTGAGCCGAAAAGAAAATGGCTCAGTTACTCCATTACCGATCAACAACTTGGGCAAAGTTTACTGATCATTTTTAATGCCAGCGACAGTGTTGTTGCAATGACCTTACCAAGTAGTGCTTTTTCTTCGCATTGGCAGTTGGCGCTAACGACCGCCAGCACAGTCAATAGCGAACACAACAGTGAACAGCTTCAGGTCCCGGCCAAAACGGCTTGGGTCTACACATCAATCAAAGGGGACGAAAAGCATGGCTAA
- the glgB gene encoding 1,4-alpha-glucan branching protein GlgB — MNSETTVNNQQQLQQQVSALAAGQCRDPFAFLGLHSVDGHSQVVRCFLPGATAANVIIGDEVLAMTRYQQSDLFQCWLNKLISPADYLVAVTYLDTTVTQRDIYSFNSSLADEALYLFNEGTQAQAYLHLGAHQMALDGVAGFRFAVWAPNALAVSVIAPFNCWQAQQHPMRLHPGSGVWEIFIPAVEVDTCYKFAITTFDCERIEKADPFAFKMEQAPGTASITQAKPPGLALTQQAHTHKQKRNRIDAPISIYEVHLGSWKRREQEDNRYLTYRELADDLIPYVKALGFTHIQLMPISEYPFDGSWGYQPVGLFAPTSRFGGVEDFAYFVAKCQQHDIGLLIDWVPGHFPSDPHGLHKFDGTHLFEHADRRQGFHPDWNTYIYNYDRAEVKSFLLSNAMYWIKEFAIDGLRVDAVASMLYLDYSRKQGEWVANQYGGRENLGAIDCLKSVNTRCYGSDDSIMMVAEESTAWPGVTRSVEHDGLGFGYKWNMGWMNDTLNYMTKDPIHRRHHHHDMTFSMVYAYSENYILPLSHDEVVHGKGSLLSKMPGDDWQQFANLRAYYAFMYAHPGKKLLFMGAELAPREEWDHNGQLNWQLLDSEAHQGVFQCLKALNHTYQNTPQLYQCDNSPAGFRWIDGGNAEQSIFSFVRYGKDAKRPLLVVANFTPMSHHQFRLGVPEQGVYEVIFNSDDHDYWGSGVQVVAHPQQLIESKTEPSHGMENSIEITVPPLSTVYMQLISGVSC; from the coding sequence ATGAATTCAGAAACGACAGTAAATAACCAACAACAATTACAACAACAGGTATCCGCGTTGGCCGCAGGGCAATGTCGTGACCCTTTTGCCTTTTTAGGGCTGCACTCCGTGGATGGCCACTCTCAGGTGGTGCGCTGCTTTTTACCCGGAGCCACCGCCGCCAATGTCATTATTGGCGATGAGGTATTGGCGATGACGCGCTATCAACAATCGGACTTATTTCAGTGTTGGTTGAATAAACTCATCAGCCCTGCAGATTACTTAGTTGCCGTGACCTACCTAGACACCACAGTTACACAGCGCGATATTTATTCTTTCAATAGTAGCCTAGCGGATGAGGCGTTATATCTCTTTAATGAAGGCACACAAGCGCAAGCGTATTTGCATTTGGGGGCTCATCAAATGGCATTAGATGGCGTTGCAGGCTTTCGCTTTGCGGTATGGGCGCCCAATGCCTTGGCGGTGTCGGTGATTGCGCCGTTCAATTGTTGGCAGGCTCAGCAACACCCCATGCGATTACACCCAGGCAGTGGGGTTTGGGAGATTTTTATTCCCGCGGTGGAAGTGGATACTTGCTATAAGTTTGCCATCACCACATTTGACTGTGAGCGCATCGAAAAAGCCGACCCATTTGCTTTTAAAATGGAACAAGCGCCGGGCACTGCCAGCATTACTCAGGCAAAACCGCCAGGATTAGCGCTGACACAACAGGCGCATACTCATAAGCAAAAGCGCAACCGCATTGATGCCCCTATCAGCATATACGAAGTGCATTTAGGCTCGTGGAAGCGCCGTGAGCAAGAAGACAACCGCTATTTAACCTATCGTGAGTTGGCGGATGACCTTATCCCTTATGTCAAAGCGCTGGGCTTCACCCACATACAACTGATGCCCATCAGCGAGTACCCATTTGATGGCTCATGGGGTTATCAACCGGTGGGCTTATTTGCGCCAACCAGTCGTTTTGGTGGTGTTGAAGACTTCGCCTATTTCGTAGCCAAATGCCAGCAGCATGATATAGGCTTGCTGATTGACTGGGTACCAGGGCATTTCCCCTCGGATCCCCATGGCCTACATAAGTTCGATGGCACGCACTTGTTCGAACATGCTGACCGTCGTCAGGGTTTTCATCCCGACTGGAATACCTATATTTACAATTACGACCGCGCCGAAGTAAAAAGCTTTTTGCTTTCTAATGCCATGTATTGGATCAAGGAGTTTGCCATTGACGGCCTTAGAGTGGATGCTGTGGCATCGATGCTGTATTTGGACTACAGCAGAAAACAAGGTGAGTGGGTGGCCAATCAATATGGTGGCCGTGAAAATCTCGGGGCAATTGACTGTTTAAAAAGTGTCAACACGCGCTGTTATGGCAGTGATGACAGCATCATGATGGTGGCTGAGGAGTCAACCGCTTGGCCTGGGGTCACGCGCAGCGTTGAACACGACGGCCTTGGCTTTGGCTATAAGTGGAATATGGGCTGGATGAACGACACCCTTAACTATATGACTAAAGACCCCATTCACCGCCGTCACCATCATCATGACATGACCTTTTCTATGGTTTATGCCTATTCCGAGAATTACATTTTACCGTTAAGTCATGACGAAGTGGTGCACGGTAAGGGCTCACTGCTGAGCAAAATGCCTGGTGATGACTGGCAGCAATTCGCCAACCTGAGAGCTTATTACGCCTTTATGTATGCTCACCCTGGCAAAAAGCTCCTCTTTATGGGGGCAGAGCTTGCGCCACGTGAAGAGTGGGATCACAACGGCCAACTCAATTGGCAATTACTCGATAGCGAAGCGCACCAAGGCGTATTTCAATGCCTTAAAGCACTCAATCATACTTATCAAAACACCCCTCAGTTATACCAATGCGATAACTCCCCTGCCGGTTTTCGTTGGATAGATGGCGGTAATGCCGAGCAAAGTATTTTTAGTTTTGTACGCTATGGCAAAGACGCCAAACGGCCATTGCTGGTGGTGGCCAATTTTACTCCAATGAGTCATCATCAATTTCGCCTTGGGGTGCCAGAGCAGGGGGTCTACGAGGTGATATTCAATAGCGATGACCATGATTACTGGGGTAGTGGAGTGCAAGTGGTGGCCCATCCACAGCAGTTAATTGAAAGTAAAACCGAGCCCAGTCATGGCATGGAAAACAGTATTGAAATCACGGTGCCACCGCTCAGTACGGTATACATGCAATTGATATCTGGTGTGTCATGTTAA
- the malQ gene encoding 4-alpha-glucanotransferase: MDKLAQLLYLYGVGYEFQDYNGHHHTFEQQTRQQVLSECGINWQDENVLTELNYQLDIAKWQQLVESVTIVSQASPCLTIRLPSDSRLQHIELQVAALQYHCQGLIKDAAITGHYHYEGCDYLQLEVPIADLPIGYHQAEVIAAGESHSTELWVTPEQCFDPLEPSTRLLGLSVQLYTLQPSGNKACADFYELRQLIEAAATRQVDYILLNPLHLLFLSQPERASPYSPNDRRLLHPLYVSVELICERYDLEYDFAEEPKQDGDYLDMTAAIEQKLLRLREVWQQLQQKSELWQSDYQRFCLEKQQQLKTLQDDPFQCFMQWQAFAQLAQCQHSAKAAGMSVGLVNDLAVGCAEDSNEYLSNKALYSQTAKVGAPPDPWAETGQNWGLPALDPVKLKAQNFAFFKQLIQANFSGVGGLRIDHVMGLRRLWWCFMVEQQQRGCYVYYPFEYLLAILKIESVLNQVMVIGEDLGVVPVEVKTAMAESHIYSNILFYFEKDHQGQFLAPEHYRQQALLMIANHDVPPFYGWWQHGDLELKQRLQLLPPQQYQQQQQARREEREKLCQWLQWHSQQTVTMDSPTEDVYTALVTALAGSKAKLFTLQLDDLDCQHLPVNIPGTDTEYPNWRRKLSASCTEIIARSAAILDAAATSRKV, translated from the coding sequence ATGGATAAACTGGCGCAATTGCTATACCTATATGGAGTGGGCTATGAGTTTCAGGATTACAATGGCCACCACCATACCTTTGAGCAGCAAACTCGCCAACAGGTGCTGAGCGAATGCGGGATTAACTGGCAAGATGAAAACGTCTTAACCGAGCTTAATTATCAACTGGATATTGCCAAATGGCAGCAGCTTGTTGAAAGCGTAACCATAGTGTCTCAAGCTTCGCCTTGCCTGACCATTCGCTTACCTTCTGACTCAAGATTGCAACACATTGAGTTGCAGGTTGCGGCATTACAGTACCACTGCCAAGGGCTAATCAAGGATGCCGCTATCACTGGTCACTACCACTATGAGGGATGCGACTACCTGCAATTAGAGGTTCCGATTGCGGATTTGCCCATCGGCTATCATCAAGCAGAGGTTATCGCGGCAGGTGAAAGCCATAGTACCGAGTTGTGGGTGACGCCCGAGCAGTGTTTTGATCCACTCGAGCCAAGCACTCGGTTGCTGGGGTTGTCAGTGCAACTCTACACCTTACAACCCAGTGGCAATAAAGCCTGTGCCGATTTTTACGAGTTGCGGCAACTCATTGAAGCCGCAGCAACTCGGCAAGTGGATTACATCTTATTAAACCCACTGCATTTGTTGTTTTTATCACAGCCCGAAAGAGCCAGCCCCTACAGCCCCAACGACAGACGTTTACTCCATCCTTTGTACGTTTCGGTGGAACTTATTTGTGAGCGTTACGACCTTGAGTATGATTTTGCTGAAGAGCCAAAACAAGACGGTGATTACCTTGATATGACCGCGGCGATAGAGCAGAAACTATTGCGCTTACGTGAGGTTTGGCAGCAACTGCAGCAAAAGTCTGAGCTGTGGCAAAGTGACTATCAGCGCTTTTGTCTAGAGAAACAACAACAGCTAAAAACACTGCAAGACGACCCATTTCAGTGCTTTATGCAGTGGCAAGCGTTTGCACAATTGGCGCAGTGTCAGCACAGTGCTAAAGCTGCAGGAATGTCTGTGGGACTGGTGAATGATTTAGCGGTTGGCTGCGCCGAAGACTCCAACGAATACCTCAGTAACAAAGCACTTTATAGCCAAACCGCCAAGGTCGGCGCGCCACCCGACCCATGGGCGGAAACTGGGCAAAACTGGGGCTTACCGGCGCTGGATCCGGTGAAACTAAAGGCGCAAAATTTTGCGTTTTTTAAGCAGCTCATTCAGGCCAATTTTAGTGGCGTAGGTGGTCTTCGTATCGACCACGTTATGGGGCTAAGGCGCTTATGGTGGTGCTTTATGGTCGAACAGCAACAGCGTGGCTGTTATGTCTATTATCCGTTTGAGTATCTGTTAGCTATTTTAAAAATTGAGTCGGTACTCAACCAAGTCATGGTCATTGGTGAAGACTTAGGAGTGGTGCCTGTTGAGGTCAAGACCGCCATGGCTGAATCGCACATCTACAGTAATATTTTGTTTTACTTCGAAAAAGATCATCAAGGGCAGTTTTTAGCACCTGAGCATTATCGCCAGCAAGCGCTGTTAATGATAGCCAATCATGACGTACCGCCATTTTATGGTTGGTGGCAACACGGCGATTTGGAGTTGAAACAGCGATTACAGTTATTGCCGCCACAACAGTATCAGCAACAACAGCAAGCGCGGCGCGAAGAGCGTGAGAAGTTGTGTCAGTGGTTACAGTGGCATAGCCAGCAAACTGTCACCATGGACAGTCCAACAGAGGATGTCTACACAGCATTAGTGACGGCATTAGCTGGCTCTAAAGCAAAACTATTCACGCTGCAGCTGGACGATTTAGATTGCCAGCACTTACCGGTGAATATCCCCGGCACCGACACCGAATACCCTAATTGGCGTCGTAAGCTCAGTGCCTCATGCACAGAAATTATCGCGCGCTCAGCGGCTATTCTTGATGCTGCAGCGACTAGCAGGAAAGTCTAA
- a CDS encoding isoamylase early set domain-containing protein — protein sequence MLTKRFFKTKNEAEVTFSFSHPKAKKVELVGDFTDWQPQSMKFVKKDSVFKLKHRLETDKQFHFRYLIDGQIWDNDHQADDYVPNGFGEDNSVVSTMRG from the coding sequence ATGCTCACCAAACGATTTTTTAAAACCAAAAACGAAGCGGAAGTAACCTTTTCATTTTCTCATCCCAAGGCGAAGAAAGTAGAGCTGGTTGGCGACTTTACTGATTGGCAGCCACAAAGCATGAAGTTTGTAAAAAAAGACAGTGTGTTTAAACTGAAACACCGCCTCGAGACAGACAAACAATTTCACTTTCGTTATTTAATAGATGGTCAAATTTGGGATAATGACCATCAAGCGGATGATTACGTACCTAATGGCTTTGGTGAAGACAACAGTGTTGTTTCAACCATGCGAGGGTAA
- a CDS encoding DUF4019 domain-containing protein, with translation MKKLLASLLCCVALTVSAANNSGEQVAEQWLSVVDAGHYGQSWQQSGTLFQSQVSKSQWQQALNSVRMPLGEAIKRQQTSVEKHSQLPGVPDGDYLIIQYQTEFKNKQDATEMLTLAKQPDGWHPVGYFIK, from the coding sequence ATGAAAAAGTTATTAGCCTCTTTATTATGTTGTGTTGCCCTGACGGTAAGCGCGGCGAATAACTCTGGTGAGCAAGTGGCTGAGCAATGGTTAAGCGTCGTGGATGCGGGTCATTACGGCCAAAGTTGGCAACAAAGCGGCACCTTGTTTCAATCCCAAGTGAGTAAATCGCAATGGCAGCAAGCATTAAACAGTGTGCGTATGCCTTTAGGCGAAGCCATCAAACGCCAGCAAACCAGTGTTGAAAAGCACTCTCAATTGCCCGGTGTGCCAGATGGCGATTACCTTATCATTCAATATCAAACTGAGTTTAAAAATAAACAAGATGCCACCGAAATGCTAACGTTGGCCAAACAGCCCGATGGCTGGCACCCTGTGGGTTATTTTATTAAGTAA